The Lutibacter sp. Hel_I_33_5 genome has a window encoding:
- the rpsE gene encoding 30S ribosomal protein S5 has protein sequence MMLGYKNVERVKPSGLELVDKLVGVQRVTKVTKGGRAFGFSAIVVVGDGNGVVGQGLGKSKDVASAIAKAIEDAKKNLVRIPILDGTLPHEQKGKFGGAKVFIKPASHGTGVIAGGAVRAVLESVGIHDVLSKSQGSSNPHNVVKATFDALLQMRSAATIAKQRGVSLEKVFNG, from the coding sequence ATTATGTTAGGTTATAAAAACGTAGAGAGAGTTAAACCAAGCGGATTAGAGCTTGTAGATAAATTAGTAGGTGTACAACGTGTAACTAAAGTAACTAAAGGTGGTAGAGCTTTTGGTTTTTCAGCAATTGTTGTTGTTGGAGATGGTAACGGAGTTGTAGGTCAAGGTTTAGGAAAATCTAAAGATGTTGCTTCTGCAATAGCAAAAGCAATTGAAGATGCAAAAAAGAACTTGGTAAGAATTCCAATTTTAGACGGAACATTACCTCATGAGCAAAAAGGTAAATTTGGTGGTGCAAAAGTATTCATCAAGCCTGCATCTCATGGTACGGGAGTTATTGCTGGTGGAGCTGTAAGAGCTGTATTAGAGTCTGTTGGGATACATGATGTATTATCAAAATCTCAAGGATCATCTAATCCACATAACGTGGTAAAAGCAACTTTTGATGCATTGTTACAAATGCGTAGTGCAGCAACTATTGCTAAGCAAAGAGGTGTTTCTTTAGAAAAAGTATTTAACGGTTAA
- the rpmD gene encoding 50S ribosomal protein L30 yields the protein MAKIKVTQVKSQIGRLKNQKRTLEALGLRRMNQTVEHEATPSIVGMVNTVKHLVSVEETK from the coding sequence ATGGCAAAAATAAAAGTTACACAAGTAAAAAGTCAAATCGGACGCCTTAAGAACCAAAAAAGGACTTTAGAGGCATTAGGTTTACGTAGAATGAATCAAACTGTAGAACATGAGGCAACTCCTTCTATCGTTGGTATGGTAAATACAGTTAAACACTTAGTTTCTGTTGAAGAAACTAAATAA
- the rplO gene encoding 50S ribosomal protein L15: MSLHNLTPAEGSTKKGKRIARGEGSGHGGTSTRGHNGQKSRSGYSRKIGFEGGQMPLQRRVPKFGFTNINRKEYQGINLDKLQALVDSGVIKDTVDLDILVANRLAGKNDLVKILGNGELKAKLNITVHKFTASAKAAIEAAGGEAVSL, from the coding sequence ATGAGTTTACACAATTTAACACCTGCAGAAGGTTCCACTAAAAAAGGAAAAAGAATTGCAAGAGGTGAAGGATCTGGTCACGGAGGAACATCAACAAGAGGTCATAACGGACAAAAGTCTCGTTCTGGTTATTCTAGAAAGATTGGTTTTGAAGGTGGTCAAATGCCATTACAAAGACGTGTTCCTAAATTTGGTTTTACAAACATAAACCGTAAGGAATATCAAGGAATCAATTTAGATAAATTACAAGCTTTAGTTGACAGTGGTGTTATTAAAGACACTGTTGATTTAGATATTTTAGTTGCTAATAGATTAGCAGGTAAAAACGACTTAGTAAAAATACTAGGTAACGGAGAATTAAAAGCGAAGTTAAATATTACTGTTCATAAATTTACTGCATCTGCAAAAGCGGCTATTGAAGCTGCTGGTGGTGAAGCAGTTTCTTTATAA
- the secY gene encoding preprotein translocase subunit SecY, producing MGIINRLREIFAIEELKNKILLTIGLIAVYRFMAAVPLPGIDPLQLTALKDGTSSGLLGLLNAFTGGAFSRASVMALGIMPYISASIVVQLMGIAVPYLQKLQKDGESGRKKITQITRWLTIAITLVQAPTYIGTIQNSFGLGPEAFLVTGPTFWISSIIILTAGTIFAMWLGERITDKGIGNGISLLITVGIIASFPAAFMQEVVSKTTNAGAGGIMMILIEVIVWFVVILLTVLLVTAVRKIAVQYARRTVAGNIQNVQGSRDYIPLKLNAAGVMPIIFAQAIMFLPIALAQRFPAIASLQDINGLWYNVIFALLIIIFSFFYTAITIPTNKMAEDLKRSGGFIPGIRPGKDTADRLDSVLSRITFPGSLFLAALSILPAIVYQFGVQQGWSMFYGGTSLIIMVGVAIDTLQQINAYLLNSHYDGLMKTGNSNRKSNK from the coding sequence ATGGGTATTATAAATAGACTAAGAGAGATTTTTGCGATAGAAGAATTAAAAAATAAAATTCTTCTAACTATCGGTTTAATTGCAGTGTATCGTTTTATGGCAGCTGTACCATTACCTGGTATAGATCCATTACAATTAACAGCGTTAAAGGATGGTACATCAAGTGGTCTTTTAGGATTATTAAATGCATTTACAGGAGGAGCATTTTCTAGAGCATCAGTAATGGCGCTTGGTATTATGCCTTACATTTCTGCATCTATTGTAGTTCAGTTAATGGGAATTGCAGTTCCTTATTTACAAAAACTACAGAAAGATGGAGAAAGTGGACGTAAAAAAATTACACAAATAACACGTTGGTTAACTATTGCTATTACATTAGTACAAGCACCAACATATATTGGTACCATTCAAAACTCATTTGGTTTAGGACCAGAAGCGTTTTTAGTTACAGGACCTACTTTCTGGATATCTTCAATAATCATATTAACAGCAGGAACAATTTTTGCAATGTGGTTAGGAGAGCGTATTACAGATAAGGGAATTGGTAATGGTATATCTTTATTAATTACAGTAGGTATTATTGCTAGTTTTCCAGCAGCATTTATGCAAGAGGTTGTTTCTAAAACAACCAATGCGGGTGCAGGTGGAATTATGATGATATTAATTGAAGTAATTGTTTGGTTTGTAGTAATTCTTTTAACAGTATTATTAGTAACAGCAGTGCGTAAAATTGCAGTACAATATGCAAGACGTACCGTTGCAGGTAATATTCAGAATGTACAAGGATCTAGAGATTATATTCCTTTAAAGTTGAATGCAGCAGGTGTAATGCCAATTATCTTTGCACAAGCAATTATGTTTTTACCAATTGCTTTAGCTCAAAGATTTCCTGCAATAGCAAGTTTACAAGATATAAATGGATTATGGTATAATGTTATTTTTGCATTATTAATTATCATTTTTAGTTTCTTTTATACAGCAATTACAATCCCAACCAATAAAATGGCTGAGGACTTAAAAAGAAGTGGAGGATTTATTCCAGGAATTAGACCAGGAAAAGATACTGCTGACAGATTAGATTCTGTATTATCTAGAATTACGTTCCCAGGATCGTTATTTTTAGCAGCCTTATCAATCTTACCAGCAATTGTATATCAATTTGGTGTGCAACAAGGTTGGTCTATGTTCTATGGAGGAACATCTTTGATCATTATGGTTGGTGTAGCAATAGACACGTTACAGCAAATCAATGCATATTTATTAAACAGTCATTATGATGGTTTAATGAAGACAGGAAATAGTAATAGAAAATCAAACAAATAA
- the infA gene encoding translation initiation factor IF-1 — protein MAKQPAIEQDGTITEALSNAMFRVELENGHIVTAHISGKMRMHYIKLLPGDKVKLEMSPYDLTKARITYRY, from the coding sequence ATGGCTAAACAACCGGCAATTGAGCAAGACGGAACGATAACAGAAGCATTATCAAATGCAATGTTTCGTGTAGAGTTAGAAAACGGACATATTGTTACGGCACACATTTCTGGTAAAATGCGTATGCATTATATCAAATTATTACCTGGTGATAAGGTGAAATTAGAGATGAGTCCTTATGATTTAACAAAAGCAAGAATTACTTATAGGTATTAA
- the ykgO gene encoding type B 50S ribosomal protein L36, whose translation MKVRASVKKRSADCKIVRRKGRLYVINKQNPRFKQRQG comes from the coding sequence ATGAAAGTTAGAGCATCAGTTAAAAAAAGAAGTGCCGACTGCAAAATAGTTCGCAGAAAAGGCAGATTATATGTGATTAACAAACAGAATCCTAGATTTAAACAAAGACAAGGGTAA
- the rpsM gene encoding 30S ribosomal protein S13 has translation MARIAGIDIPKNKRGVISLTYIFGIGKSRAKEVLASAKVDESIKVQDWNDDQIAAIREQIGSFTIEGELRSEVQINIKRLMDIGCQRGIRHRLGLPLRGQRTKNNSRTRKGKRKTVANKKK, from the coding sequence ATGGCAAGAATAGCAGGTATTGATATCCCAAAGAACAAAAGAGGAGTTATTTCATTAACTTACATCTTTGGTATCGGAAAAAGTAGAGCTAAAGAAGTTTTAGCAAGCGCAAAAGTAGATGAGTCTATCAAAGTTCAAGATTGGAACGATGATCAAATTGCTGCAATTAGAGAGCAAATTGGGTCATTTACAATTGAAGGAGAATTACGTTCGGAAGTTCAAATAAACATCAAACGTTTGATGGATATTGGATGTCAAAGAGGTATTCGTCATAGATTAGGTCTTCCTTTAAGAGGGCAAAGAACTAAGAATAACTCTAGAACTAGAAAAGGTAAGCGTAAAACTGTAGCTAACAAGAAAAAATAA
- the rpsK gene encoding 30S ribosomal protein S11, whose amino-acid sequence MAKASSKKRKVIVDSVGEAHVTASFNNIIISLTNKKGDVISWSSAGKMGFRGSKKNTPYAAQLAAEDCATVAKDAGLRKVKVYVKGPGNGRESAIRSLHNAGIEVTEIIDVTPVPHNGCRPPKRRRV is encoded by the coding sequence ATGGCAAAAGCAAGTTCAAAAAAACGTAAAGTAATAGTAGATTCTGTTGGAGAGGCGCATGTAACTGCATCTTTTAACAATATCATTATTTCTTTAACAAATAAAAAAGGTGACGTAATTTCATGGTCATCTGCAGGTAAAATGGGTTTTAGAGGTTCAAAAAAGAATACTCCATATGCAGCTCAATTAGCAGCAGAAGATTGTGCAACCGTTGCAAAAGATGCAGGTTTACGTAAAGTAAAAGTGTATGTAAAAGGACCAGGAAATGGTAGAGAATCTGCAATCCGTTCTTTGCATAATGCAGGTATTGAAGTTACAGAAATTATTGATGTAACACCAGTACCACACAACGGGTGTCGTCCACCAAAAAGAAGGAGAGTATAA
- the rpsD gene encoding 30S ribosomal protein S4: MARYTGPKTKIARKFGEAIFGEDKNFEKRNYPPGQHGNARRRGKKSEYAVQLMEKQKAKYTYGILERQFSNLFKQASASKGITGEVLLQLCESRLDNVVFRMGVSNSRSGARQLVSHRHITVNGGIVNIPSYSLKEGDVVAVREKSKSLQAIENALASSSAVYEWLTWNSDKKEGTFVKAPERLQIPENIKEQLIVELYSK; this comes from the coding sequence ATGGCAAGATATACAGGACCAAAAACTAAAATTGCTCGTAAATTTGGCGAAGCAATTTTCGGAGAAGATAAGAACTTCGAAAAAAGAAATTACCCTCCAGGACAGCATGGAAATGCTAGAAGAAGAGGTAAAAAATCTGAATATGCTGTCCAGTTGATGGAAAAGCAAAAAGCAAAATATACCTATGGTATTTTAGAGCGTCAATTCAGTAACTTATTTAAACAAGCTTCTGCCTCTAAAGGTATTACAGGTGAAGTTTTATTACAATTATGTGAATCTCGTTTAGATAACGTTGTTTTCAGAATGGGTGTTTCTAACTCACGTAGTGGAGCTCGTCAATTAGTTTCTCACAGACATATTACTGTAAATGGTGGTATTGTAAACATTCCATCTTATAGTTTAAAAGAAGGAGATGTTGTTGCTGTTAGAGAAAAATCTAAATCTTTACAAGCTATTGAAAATGCTTTAGCTTCAAGTAGTGCTGTTTACGAATGGTTAACTTGGAATTCAGATAAAAAAGAAGGAACATTTGTAAAAGCTCCAGAGAGATTACAAATTCCTGAAAATATCAAAGAACAATTAATCGTAGAATTATATTCTAAATAA
- a CDS encoding DNA-directed RNA polymerase subunit alpha: protein MAILNFQKPDKVIMIESTDFSGRFEFRPLEPGFGLTVGNALRRVLLSSLEGFAITSLRLDGVEHEFSTIKGIVEDVTEIILNLKQVRFKKQIEESERETVSVIVSGQDQLTAGDLQKFISGFQVLNPDLVICNMDKSVKLNMELTIEKGRGFVPAEENKKAGAPIGTIYTDSIYTPIKNVKYSIENFRVEQKTDYEKLIFDIDTDGSINPKDALTEAAKILIHHFMLFSDERITLEADEIAQTETYDEESLHMRQLLKTRLIDMDLSVRALNCLKAAEVDTLGDLVSFNKSDLMKFRNFGKKSLTELEELVNVKGLNFGMDLSKYKLDKD, encoded by the coding sequence ATGGCAATTTTAAATTTTCAAAAACCAGATAAAGTAATAATGATTGAATCTACAGATTTTTCTGGTAGATTTGAGTTCAGACCTTTAGAACCAGGTTTTGGTTTAACAGTTGGTAATGCACTACGTAGAGTATTATTATCATCTTTAGAAGGGTTTGCAATTACTTCATTAAGATTAGATGGTGTAGAGCACGAATTTTCTACTATTAAAGGAATTGTAGAAGATGTTACAGAAATTATCTTAAACTTAAAACAAGTACGTTTTAAGAAGCAGATTGAAGAATCTGAAAGAGAAACTGTTTCAGTAATTGTATCGGGTCAAGATCAATTAACTGCAGGAGATTTACAGAAATTTATTTCTGGTTTCCAAGTTTTAAATCCTGATTTAGTTATCTGTAATATGGATAAGTCTGTGAAATTAAACATGGAACTTACTATAGAAAAAGGTAGAGGGTTTGTACCTGCAGAAGAAAATAAAAAAGCAGGAGCGCCAATAGGAACTATTTATACAGATTCTATTTACACGCCAATAAAAAACGTTAAGTATTCTATTGAAAACTTTCGTGTTGAGCAAAAAACGGATTATGAAAAATTAATATTTGATATAGATACTGATGGTTCAATCAATCCAAAAGATGCTTTAACTGAGGCTGCAAAAATATTAATTCATCACTTTATGTTATTCTCTGATGAGCGTATTACATTAGAAGCAGATGAAATTGCACAAACTGAAACATATGATGAGGAATCATTACACATGCGTCAGTTATTAAAAACTAGATTAATCGATATGGATTTATCTGTTAGAGCTTTAAATTGTTTAAAAGCAGCAGAGGTAGATACATTAGGAGATTTAGTTTCTTTTAATAAAAGCGATTTAATGAAATTTAGAAATTTCGGTAAAAAATCTTTAACGGAGCTAGAAGAACTAGTAAATGTAAAAGGATTGAATTTCGGAATGGATTTAAGTAAATACAAATTAGATAAAGATTAA
- the rplQ gene encoding 50S ribosomal protein L17, with the protein MRHGKKFNHLGRKTAHRKAMLANMSCSLIEHKRINTTVAKAKALRKFVEPLITKSKEDTTHNRRVVFSYLRDKFAVTELFKEVSVKIADRPGGYVRIIKLGNRQGDNAPMAMVELVDYNEIYNPKGKKAKKSTRRGRTKKADKVETVEVATEETSEE; encoded by the coding sequence ATGAGACACGGAAAGAAATTCAATCATTTAGGAAGAAAAACAGCGCACAGAAAGGCGATGTTAGCTAATATGTCATGTTCTTTAATAGAACATAAGCGTATTAACACTACAGTAGCAAAAGCGAAGGCTTTACGTAAGTTTGTAGAACCTTTAATTACAAAATCTAAAGAAGATACAACTCATAATAGACGTGTTGTTTTTAGTTATTTACGTGATAAATTTGCAGTTACAGAATTATTTAAAGAAGTATCTGTAAAAATTGCAGACAGACCAGGTGGTTATGTTCGTATTATCAAATTAGGAAACCGTCAAGGAGATAATGCTCCTATGGCTATGGTAGAATTAGTTGATTACAACGAAATTTACAATCCTAAAGGTAAAAAAGCTAAAAAATCTACTCGTAGAGGTAGAACTAAAAAAGCTGATAAAGTGGAAACTGTTGAAGTTGCAACGGAAGAAACTTCTGAAGAATAA
- the carA gene encoding glutamine-hydrolyzing carbamoyl-phosphate synthase small subunit, producing the protein MKYQTRKKALVLLADGTIFYGKSVGIEGTSTGEICFNTGMSGYQEIFTDPSYFGQLMVTANVHIGNYGVNDNEVESDGIKISGLICRNFSYPHSRVDSNGNLYDYFQKHNLVAISDVDTRALVAYIRDNGAMNAIISTEVDNIDALKEQLAKVPSMEGLELASKVSTKEPYFVGDENAPIKISALDIGIKKNILRNFVKRGAYIKVFPYNASFEELASFNPDGYFISNGPGDPEPLVDAQNTAKEIIKRDLPLFGICLGHQVIALANGISTYKMHNGHRGINHPVKNLLTGKGEITSQNHGFAINREEAEAHNDVEITHVHLNDHTVAGIKMKDKNCFSVQYHPEASPGPNDAEYLFDQFIENINKAKVEA; encoded by the coding sequence ATGAAATACCAAACAAGAAAGAAAGCATTAGTTTTATTAGCAGACGGAACCATTTTTTACGGTAAGTCTGTAGGAATTGAAGGAACATCAACTGGAGAAATCTGTTTTAATACAGGTATGTCGGGTTATCAGGAGATCTTTACAGATCCGTCTTATTTTGGACAATTAATGGTAACTGCCAATGTTCATATTGGAAATTATGGAGTAAATGATAATGAAGTAGAATCTGACGGAATTAAAATTTCTGGTTTAATCTGTAGAAATTTTAGTTATCCTCATTCTAGAGTTGATTCGAACGGAAATTTATATGATTATTTTCAAAAACATAATCTAGTTGCAATTTCAGATGTAGACACTCGAGCGCTAGTTGCTTATATTAGAGATAATGGTGCAATGAATGCAATCATTTCTACAGAGGTTGATAATATTGATGCCTTAAAAGAGCAGTTAGCGAAAGTACCTAGTATGGAAGGTTTAGAATTAGCTTCTAAAGTTTCTACAAAAGAACCTTATTTTGTTGGTGATGAAAATGCACCGATTAAGATTTCTGCATTAGATATTGGAATTAAGAAAAATATTCTTAGAAATTTTGTAAAACGAGGAGCCTACATAAAAGTATTTCCTTATAATGCTAGTTTTGAGGAATTAGCATCTTTTAATCCAGATGGATATTTTATTTCTAATGGACCTGGTGATCCAGAACCATTAGTTGATGCTCAAAATACTGCAAAAGAAATTATTAAAAGAGATTTACCATTATTTGGAATTTGTCTTGGTCATCAAGTTATTGCATTAGCAAATGGAATTTCAACTTATAAAATGCATAATGGCCATAGAGGAATTAATCATCCAGTAAAAAACCTGTTAACAGGGAAAGGAGAAATTACTTCTCAAAATCATGGTTTTGCTATCAATAGAGAAGAAGCTGAAGCGCATAATGACGTAGAAATTACACATGTTCATCTAAATGATCATACTGTAGCAGGAATTAAAATGAAAGATAAAAACTGTTTTTCAGTCCAATATCATCCAGAAGCAAGTCCTGGACCAAACGATGCAGAGTATTTATTTGATCAATTTATAGAAAATATCAATAAAGCTAAAGTAGAAGCTTAA
- the eno gene encoding phosphopyruvate hydratase: MSIIIKVYARQIFDSRGNPTVEVDVVTENGVLGRAAVPSGASTGEHEAVELRDGGKAYMGKGVLKAVENVNEEIAGALLGTSVFDQNLIDQTMIELDGTPNKSKLGANAILGVSLAVAKAAANELGLPLYRYVGGVSANTLPVPMMNIINGGSHSDAPIAFQEFMVMPVKAKNFTQAMQMGSEIFHNLKKVLHDRNLSTAVGDEGGFAPNLEGGTEDALDTIKKAVDNAGYTLGDDIMIALDCAAAEFYVDGKYDYTKFEGPTGKIRSSKEQADYLAVLAAKYPIISIEDGMDENDWEGWKYLTEIVGDKVQLVGDDLFVTNVERLSRGIENNIANSILIKVNQIGTLTETIAAVNMAKNAGYTSVMSHRSGETEDNTIADLAVALNCGQIKTGSASRSDRMAKYNQLLRIEEELDEVAYYPQEKAFKI, translated from the coding sequence ATGAGCATAATAATTAAGGTTTACGCACGTCAAATTTTTGATTCAAGAGGGAATCCAACAGTAGAAGTAGATGTAGTTACAGAAAACGGTGTTTTAGGTAGAGCAGCTGTTCCTTCTGGAGCATCAACTGGAGAACATGAAGCAGTAGAGTTACGTGATGGTGGTAAAGCCTATATGGGTAAAGGAGTTTTAAAAGCAGTAGAGAATGTAAATGAAGAAATTGCTGGAGCCTTATTAGGAACTTCTGTTTTCGATCAAAATCTAATCGATCAAACAATGATTGAATTAGACGGAACACCAAATAAATCTAAATTAGGAGCGAATGCAATTTTAGGAGTTTCATTAGCAGTTGCAAAAGCAGCAGCAAACGAGTTAGGATTACCTTTATATAGATATGTAGGTGGAGTTTCTGCCAATACATTACCTGTGCCAATGATGAATATCATTAATGGTGGTTCGCATTCAGATGCACCTATCGCATTTCAAGAATTTATGGTAATGCCAGTAAAAGCAAAAAACTTTACTCAGGCAATGCAAATGGGTTCTGAGATTTTTCATAACTTAAAGAAAGTTTTACACGATAGAAATTTATCTACAGCTGTTGGAGATGAAGGAGGTTTTGCACCAAATTTAGAAGGCGGAACAGAAGATGCTTTAGATACAATAAAAAAAGCAGTAGATAATGCAGGATACACTTTAGGAGATGATATTATGATTGCCTTAGATTGTGCAGCAGCAGAATTTTATGTTGATGGTAAATACGATTATACAAAATTTGAAGGGCCTACAGGTAAAATTCGTTCAAGTAAAGAACAAGCAGATTATTTAGCCGTATTAGCAGCTAAGTATCCAATTATTTCAATTGAAGATGGAATGGATGAAAACGATTGGGAAGGATGGAAATACTTAACAGAAATTGTTGGAGATAAAGTTCAGTTAGTTGGAGATGATTTATTTGTAACGAATGTTGAGCGTTTATCTAGAGGAATTGAAAATAACATTGCAAATTCAATCTTAATTAAAGTTAATCAAATTGGTACATTAACAGAAACTATTGCTGCCGTTAATATGGCTAAAAATGCAGGATATACGTCTGTAATGTCTCACAGATCTGGTGAAACTGAAGATAATACTATTGCAGATTTAGCAGTTGCATTAAACTGTGGTCAAATAAAAACAGGTTCTGCTTCACGTTCAGATAGAATGGCTAAGTACAATCAATTATTAAGAATTGAAGAAGAATTAGACGAAGTAGCTTATTATCCTCAAGAAAAAGCATTTAAGATTTAA
- a CDS encoding citrate synthase produces the protein MSDIAKLQIGDESYEFPLIKGTENEVAINIKTLRGVSGGVITIDPGYKNTGSCESAITFLDGEKGILRYRGYSIEDLAEKADFLEVAYALIFGDLPNKEQLDKFHDDIKSNSIVDEDVKKIIDAFPKNAHPMGVLSSLTSALVAFNPSSVNVDSEEEMYNSIVRIMGKFPVLVAWAMRKTQGLPLNYGSKSLGYVENIMKMMFEKPNEEYEINPIIKDALDKLLILHADHEQNCSTSTVRIVGSSHAGLFASLSAGISALWGPLHGGANQAVLEMLEAIKEDGGDTKKYMAKAKDKSDPFRLMGFGHRVYKNFDPRATIIKVAANEVLNDLGIEDPILDIARGLEQEALNDEYFVKRKLYPNVDFYSGIIYRAMGIPVEMFTVMFALGRLPGWIAQWKEMRENKEPIGRPRQVYTGENLKEFKDINKR, from the coding sequence ATGTCAGATATAGCGAAGCTACAAATTGGTGATGAATCGTATGAATTTCCTTTAATAAAGGGAACTGAAAATGAAGTTGCTATAAATATAAAAACTCTTAGAGGTGTTTCTGGAGGAGTTATAACAATAGATCCAGGATATAAAAATACAGGTTCTTGCGAAAGTGCTATTACTTTTTTAGATGGAGAAAAAGGAATTTTACGTTACAGAGGGTATTCAATTGAAGATTTAGCTGAAAAAGCTGATTTCTTAGAAGTTGCTTATGCACTAATTTTTGGTGATTTACCTAATAAAGAACAGTTAGATAAATTTCATGACGATATTAAATCTAATTCCATCGTAGATGAAGATGTTAAGAAGATTATCGATGCTTTTCCAAAGAATGCACACCCAATGGGTGTTTTGTCTTCTTTAACTAGTGCGTTAGTTGCATTTAATCCATCGTCTGTAAATGTTGATTCTGAAGAAGAAATGTATAATTCTATTGTTAGAATTATGGGAAAATTTCCAGTGTTAGTTGCATGGGCAATGCGTAAAACACAAGGATTGCCATTAAATTATGGTTCAAAATCTTTAGGATATGTAGAGAATATTATGAAAATGATGTTCGAAAAACCTAATGAAGAATATGAAATAAATCCAATTATAAAAGATGCTTTAGATAAATTATTAATCTTACATGCAGATCATGAGCAAAACTGTTCTACCTCTACAGTAAGAATTGTAGGTTCGTCTCATGCAGGTTTATTTGCTTCTCTTTCTGCAGGAATTTCTGCATTATGGGGGCCATTACATGGTGGTGCAAATCAAGCGGTTTTAGAAATGTTGGAGGCGATTAAAGAAGATGGAGGAGATACTAAAAAATACATGGCGAAAGCTAAAGATAAATCAGATCCTTTTAGGTTAATGGGCTTCGGACACAGAGTATATAAAAACTTTGACCCAAGAGCAACCATCATTAAAGTTGCTGCAAATGAAGTGTTAAATGACTTAGGAATTGAAGATCCAATCTTAGACATTGCAAGAGGGTTAGAGCAAGAAGCGTTAAATGATGAGTATTTTGTAAAAAGAAAATTATATCCAAACGTAGATTTTTATTCAGGAATAATTTACCGAGCTATGGGGATTCCAGTAGAAATGTTTACTGTAATGTTTGCTTTAGGTCGTTTACCAGGTTGGATTGCTCAGTGGAAAGAAATGCGTGAAAACAAAGAACCAATCGGTCGTCCACGTCAAGTATATACAGGTGAGAACTTGAAAGAATTTAAAGACATTAACAAGCGATAA
- a CDS encoding dimethylarginine dimethylaminohydrolase family protein: MIQLNVKNETSRLRAVILGTAESNGPTPKVEDCYDPKSRQHVIDGTYPLEKDMIPEMEAVATVFKKYNVEVYRPEVVKNYNQIFSRDIAFVIEDTLVKANILPDRDGEYKAIQHVLSLIDPAKIIELPEECHVEGGDVMPWNDHIFIGTYSGADYPDYITARTNTDAVIALQELFPDKIVKAFELRKSNTEAKENALHLDCCFQPIGKDKAILHKNGFLVESEYEWLVNYFGKENIFEITKEEMYNMNSNVFSISEEVIISEKNFTRLNSWLRKQGFTVEEVPYAEIAKQEGLLRCSTMPLIRD, from the coding sequence ATGATACAGCTCAACGTTAAAAATGAAACATCTAGATTACGTGCCGTAATTTTAGGAACTGCAGAAAGTAATGGACCTACACCAAAAGTTGAGGATTGTTACGATCCTAAAAGTAGGCAGCATGTTATTGATGGAACCTATCCGTTAGAAAAAGATATGATTCCGGAAATGGAAGCTGTTGCAACTGTTTTTAAAAAATACAATGTAGAAGTCTATAGACCAGAAGTTGTAAAAAATTACAATCAAATATTTTCTAGAGATATCGCTTTTGTGATTGAAGATACATTGGTTAAAGCAAATATTTTACCCGATAGAGATGGTGAATACAAAGCCATACAACATGTGTTGAGTTTAATTGATCCAGCAAAAATTATTGAGCTTCCAGAAGAATGTCATGTAGAAGGAGGTGATGTAATGCCTTGGAACGATCATATTTTTATAGGTACGTATTCCGGTGCAGATTATCCAGATTATATTACTGCAAGAACTAATACAGATGCAGTCATTGCGTTGCAAGAATTGTTTCCAGACAAGATTGTGAAAGCCTTTGAGTTGCGTAAATCAAATACTGAAGCTAAAGAAAATGCATTACATTTAGATTGCTGTTTTCAACCGATAGGAAAAGACAAAGCAATACTTCATAAAAATGGATTTTTAGTTGAGAGTGAATACGAATGGTTAGTAAATTATTTTGGAAAAGAGAACATTTTTGAAATTACGAAAGAAGAAATGTACAACATGAATAGTAATGTGTTTTCTATTTCTGAAGAAGTAATTATTTCAGAGAAAAACTTCACCCGATTAAATAGTTGGCTTAGAAAACAAGGGTTTACGGTTGAAGAAGTTCCTTATGCAGAAATAGCAAAACAAGAAGGTTTGTTACGCTGTTCTACCATGCCTTTAATTAGAGATTAG